A genomic stretch from Desulfolutivibrio sulfodismutans DSM 3696 includes:
- a CDS encoding asparaginase yields the protein MRSTRKMDGRILTVFVLAMLCVAVAPGVGAAADAPAGLPTVVVVTTGGTIAEKTDPTTGGAVPAVSGADLLAAVPGLAAVAKIEVVTYSNIDSSQMSPERWAGLSRAVGQALARPEVAGVVVTHGTDTMAEGSYFLDLTLPGDKPVVFTGAMNDASSPFPDGPGNLFNAVTQVCAPQAKNWGVTVTLNGYVNAARTVRKTQTTNVQTFESGEEGYLGYITGGKVTRFNDADNRKSLPLPETLPKVAFVSTFAGDDGSLVRHAVDDGATGLVVEGVGAGNVNEAVYGAITYALSKGVVTVISTRVPNGAVEPIYGDAGGGLTLQNHGCILAGDLDGQKARLLLMLGIGKFGPDAAKLKTLF from the coding sequence ATGCGCAGTACCCGGAAAATGGACGGACGAATCCTGACGGTGTTTGTTCTGGCCATGCTTTGTGTCGCCGTCGCTCCGGGCGTGGGCGCGGCCGCCGACGCCCCGGCCGGGTTGCCCACGGTGGTGGTGGTCACGACCGGCGGCACCATTGCCGAGAAAACCGATCCCACAACCGGCGGCGCGGTCCCGGCCGTGTCCGGGGCCGACCTGCTGGCCGCCGTGCCGGGTCTGGCCGCCGTGGCCAAGATCGAGGTGGTCACGTATTCCAATATCGACAGCTCCCAGATGTCTCCCGAACGCTGGGCGGGCCTGAGCCGGGCCGTGGGGCAGGCCCTGGCCCGGCCCGAGGTGGCCGGGGTGGTGGTCACCCACGGCACGGACACCATGGCCGAGGGGTCGTATTTCCTCGACCTGACGCTTCCCGGCGACAAGCCGGTGGTCTTCACCGGGGCCATGAACGACGCCTCAAGCCCGTTTCCCGACGGTCCCGGAAACCTGTTCAACGCCGTGACCCAGGTCTGCGCGCCCCAGGCCAAAAACTGGGGCGTCACCGTCACTTTAAACGGCTATGTCAACGCCGCCCGGACGGTTCGCAAAACCCAGACCACCAACGTGCAGACCTTCGAGTCCGGTGAGGAGGGGTACCTGGGCTACATCACCGGGGGAAAGGTCACCCGGTTCAACGACGCCGACAACCGCAAAAGCCTGCCCCTGCCCGAAACCCTGCCCAAGGTCGCCTTTGTGTCCACCTTCGCCGGGGACGACGGCAGCCTGGTGCGCCATGCCGTGGACGACGGGGCCACGGGGCTGGTGGTTGAGGGCGTGGGGGCGGGCAACGTGAACGAGGCCGTGTATGGGGCCATCACCTACGCCCTGTCCAAGGGCGTGGTGACCGTGATCTCCACCCGGGTGCCCAACGGGGCCGTGGAGCCGATCTACGGCGACGCGGGCGGCGGCCTGACCCTGCAAAACCACGGCTGCATCCTGGCCGGGGATCTCGACGGCCAGAAGGCCCGGCTGCTGCTCATGCTGGGCATCGGCAAGTTCGGCCCGGACGCGGCCAAGCTGAAAACCCTTTTCTGA
- the aspT gene encoding aspartate-alanine antiporter — MAEWIVTTLRQHAELAIFLTLGIGYWIGGLKFKNFSLGAVTGVLLTGVLVGQLDIAISDNVKSVFFILFLFAIGYGVGPQFVRGLAADGGPQALFAVVICLLCLGVTFAAIKLGGFDLGFGAGLFAGAQTISAAIGLSTDAIGKLGLPPDTAGTMLKEIPVAYAVCYFFGTLGTGWILAFLGPKLIGVDLPQACKDYEAKMSAGTPSGGIHTAWHSIDVRAFRIEKGSALDGKTVAEAESGPPQSRIFVERLRRDGRIMDFAPETVLQAGDAVAVSGHHETLAGTMEKLAVEVEDRELLSIPMESLDLVVTKKSVNGRTLLDLSQEPFARGVFLKKLTRGAAGVSIPLLAQTKIYRGDILRISGSTGHLDRLAAHLGYEDRPSSLTDMVFVGLAIALGGVLGSVTVPISGIPLTLSSSGGALILGLVAGWLRSVHPTFGRIPAPSLWFMNSVGLNTFIAVVGISSGPEFISGLKIAGWGLFFWGVVATAVPMLLAPLIAKHVFKIDPAINLGCCGGARTSTASVGMVADAAKSNIPMLGYTVPYAVSNTLLTMWGLVIVLLLKG; from the coding sequence ATGGCGGAATGGATCGTGACCACCTTGCGGCAGCACGCCGAACTGGCGATTTTTCTGACCCTTGGGATCGGATATTGGATCGGCGGCCTCAAATTCAAGAATTTCAGCCTGGGGGCGGTGACCGGGGTTCTTCTGACCGGGGTTTTGGTCGGCCAGTTGGACATCGCCATCTCCGACAACGTGAAATCCGTCTTTTTCATCCTGTTTCTTTTCGCCATCGGCTATGGCGTGGGGCCGCAGTTCGTGCGCGGCCTGGCCGCCGACGGCGGCCCGCAGGCCCTCTTCGCCGTGGTGATCTGCCTTCTGTGCCTGGGGGTGACCTTTGCGGCCATCAAGCTCGGCGGCTTCGACCTGGGCTTCGGGGCCGGGCTTTTCGCCGGGGCCCAGACCATCTCGGCGGCCATCGGCCTGTCCACCGACGCCATCGGCAAGCTTGGGCTGCCCCCGGACACGGCCGGGACCATGCTCAAGGAGATTCCGGTGGCTTATGCCGTGTGCTATTTCTTCGGCACCCTGGGCACCGGCTGGATCCTGGCCTTCCTTGGCCCGAAGCTGATCGGCGTGGATCTTCCCCAGGCCTGCAAGGACTACGAGGCCAAAATGTCGGCCGGAACGCCCTCCGGCGGCATCCATACCGCCTGGCATTCCATCGACGTCCGGGCCTTCAGGATCGAGAAGGGTTCCGCCCTGGACGGCAAGACCGTGGCCGAGGCGGAGTCCGGGCCGCCGCAGTCGCGGATCTTCGTGGAGCGCCTGCGCCGGGACGGCCGGATCATGGACTTCGCCCCCGAGACCGTGCTCCAGGCCGGGGACGCCGTGGCCGTGTCCGGGCATCACGAGACCCTGGCCGGGACCATGGAGAAACTGGCCGTGGAGGTGGAGGACCGCGAACTGCTGTCCATCCCCATGGAGTCGCTGGACCTGGTGGTCACCAAAAAAAGCGTCAACGGCCGGACCCTGCTCGATCTGTCCCAGGAGCCCTTCGCCCGGGGGGTGTTTTTGAAAAAACTGACCCGGGGCGCGGCGGGCGTGTCCATTCCCCTTCTGGCCCAGACGAAGATCTATCGCGGGGACATCCTGCGGATCAGCGGGTCCACCGGCCATCTGGATCGGCTGGCGGCGCATCTGGGCTACGAGGATCGGCCGTCGAGCCTGACCGACATGGTGTTCGTGGGACTGGCCATCGCCCTGGGCGGCGTCCTGGGCTCCGTCACCGTCCCGATTTCGGGCATCCCCCTGACCCTGTCCTCGTCCGGCGGGGCGTTGATCCTGGGGCTGGTCGCGGGGTGGCTGCGCTCCGTGCATCCCACCTTCGGCCGCATCCCGGCCCCGTCGCTCTGGTTTATGAATTCCGTTGGGCTCAACACCTTTATCGCCGTGGTGGGCATCTCGTCCGGGCCGGAATTCATTTCCGGGCTCAAGATCGCCGGGTGGGGGCTTTTTTTCTGGGGGGTCGTGGCCACGGCCGTGCCCATGCTCCTGGCCCCGCTTATCGCCAAGCATGTCTTTAAAATCGACCCGGCCATCAACCTCGGCTGCTGCGGCGGCGCGCGCACCAGCACGGCCTCGGTGGGCATGGTCGCGGATGCGGCCAAAAGCAACATCCCCATGCTCGGCTATACGGTGCCCTACGCGGTCAGCAACACCCTTTTGACCATGTGGGGGCTGGTCATCGTCCTCCTTTTGAAAGGATGA
- a CDS encoding outer membrane homotrimeric porin, whose amino-acid sequence MARLAVGLAAALVWTIFSVAPGRAAEIRAYGDFRVHGNFFQNQNFTGWNGTGAQTEDPVVFFQRLRLHFDLPASDALSFRLGLRLNNEIWGQGPLAADSSVPDIEPYQAYLQFAVPDTDLRLTVGYQPLSMPHTPVFYDSVVLSTDSGNSDTAAVVLSGPLAADILSGTLGYGRLVDANGPFDPSTTQTGDEFDLFFATLDLTLPGVTISPFGMAGVLGRGAALGGMGDTLLSAGTFLAGGGFAHNQNPAVWTGAAVIVDALAPFKMYADVAFGDVAFTDRAINRRSGWFVDAALEYGGWSWVTPQVFGWWGSGEDASLTNGSERLPSIDSSWGPICSFLFDGDQELHDTNMDVTPQGSMGLSFGLNQISLIPDLTSLAGVTVAAGTSSPAGLRKAVAATGGPGAYVQMGNDLAQGETLLSAYFNHSYAITQALDLVLETGWARGYGFHKSIWGRRMVDKAGDVFQGGLGFIYHF is encoded by the coding sequence ATGGCGCGACTGGCGGTTGGATTGGCGGCGGCCCTGGTCTGGACGATCTTCTCCGTTGCCCCGGGCCGGGCTGCCGAGATCCGGGCCTATGGTGATTTTCGCGTCCACGGCAACTTTTTCCAGAATCAAAATTTCACCGGGTGGAACGGCACAGGCGCCCAGACCGAAGACCCTGTGGTCTTTTTTCAGCGCCTGCGCCTGCACTTCGATCTGCCCGCGTCGGATGCCCTGTCCTTTCGCCTGGGGTTGCGGCTCAACAACGAGATATGGGGCCAGGGCCCCCTGGCGGCGGACAGTTCGGTTCCCGACATTGAGCCCTATCAGGCCTATCTCCAGTTTGCCGTGCCGGACACGGACCTGCGCCTGACCGTCGGCTATCAACCCCTGTCCATGCCCCACACCCCGGTTTTTTACGACTCCGTGGTCCTGTCCACGGATTCCGGCAACAGCGACACCGCGGCCGTGGTCCTCTCCGGCCCCCTGGCGGCGGACATCCTGTCGGGAACCCTGGGGTACGGCAGGCTGGTGGACGCCAACGGCCCCTTCGACCCCTCCACCACCCAGACCGGGGACGAATTCGACCTGTTTTTCGCCACGCTGGACCTGACCCTGCCCGGGGTGACGATCAGCCCCTTCGGCATGGCCGGGGTTCTGGGGCGGGGGGCTGCCCTGGGGGGCATGGGCGACACTCTGCTCTCCGCCGGAACCTTTCTGGCCGGGGGGGGATTCGCCCACAACCAGAACCCGGCGGTGTGGACCGGGGCGGCGGTGATTGTGGACGCCCTGGCCCCGTTTAAGATGTACGCCGACGTGGCCTTTGGCGACGTGGCGTTCACGGATCGGGCCATCAACCGGCGCTCGGGCTGGTTTGTGGACGCGGCCCTGGAATACGGCGGTTGGTCCTGGGTGACGCCCCAGGTGTTCGGCTGGTGGGGGAGCGGGGAGGACGCCAGCCTGACCAACGGCTCCGAGCGGCTGCCGTCCATCGACTCCTCCTGGGGCCCCATCTGCTCCTTCCTCTTCGACGGCGACCAGGAGCTTCACGACACCAACATGGACGTCACTCCCCAGGGGAGCATGGGCCTGTCCTTCGGGCTCAACCAGATCAGCCTGATACCGGACCTGACGTCCCTGGCCGGGGTCACCGTGGCCGCCGGGACCAGCTCTCCGGCCGGGCTGCGCAAGGCCGTGGCCGCCACCGGAGGCCCCGGGGCCTACGTCCAGATGGGCAACGACCTGGCCCAGGGCGAAACCCTGCTGTCGGCCTATTTCAACCATTCCTACGCCATCACCCAGGCCTTGGACCTGGTGCTGGAGACCGGCTGGGCCAGGGGCTACGGCTTCCACAAAAGCATCTGGGGACGGCGCATGGTGGACAAGGCCGGAGACGTTTTCCAGGGCGGACTGGGTTTTATTTATCATTTCTGA
- a CDS encoding bifunctional aspartate transaminase/aspartate 4-decarboxylase: MQDGQRDEEKRYESLSPFELKNKLADLAQTHHEKLMINAGRGNPNWIATIPREAFFLFGQFALREAHRVMSRPGMAGSPDGAGSGARLLSFCESHGDRGGAQFLADAYAYVTKTLALDGDAFVGEMTDAILGDHYPTPDRVLPLTEKVVQAYLAETMFDGRPPAGTMDLFLVEGGTAAISYLFNTLKENGLLNPGDKLAIATPIFSPYLEIPPLADYELVSVDVAMDEDAGWQFPDAELAKLRDPAVKAFFLVNPSNPPSVSLTEASLQVIADLVRTERKDLIILTDDVYGTFVNGFRSLAAIAPRNTILVYSFSKYFGCTGWRLGVIGLYQDNVIDEMIAALPTDRRRGLHNRYASITTDPDGLKIIDRLVADSRAVALNHTAGLSTPQQAMMVFFSLAELLDTEFHLYKKEAQGLVKERYDALYAGMGLKSPDLDASYARYYTTIDIHKLAVERYGAEFDAWLRDDHEPIDFVWRLAEDKDVVLMDGGGFAGPNMSVRVSQANLDTGEYVKIGKAISELLADYKKEWDARRA, encoded by the coding sequence ATGCAGGACGGACAGCGCGACGAGGAAAAACGCTACGAAAGTCTGAGCCCCTTCGAACTCAAGAACAAGCTGGCCGATCTGGCCCAGACCCATCATGAAAAACTGATGATCAACGCCGGGCGCGGCAATCCCAACTGGATCGCCACCATCCCCCGGGAGGCGTTTTTTCTCTTCGGGCAATTCGCCCTGCGCGAGGCCCACCGGGTCATGAGCCGCCCGGGCATGGCCGGTTCCCCGGACGGCGCGGGCAGCGGGGCCCGGCTGTTGTCTTTTTGCGAGTCCCACGGAGATCGCGGCGGAGCCCAGTTTTTGGCCGACGCCTACGCCTACGTGACCAAGACCCTGGCCCTTGACGGCGACGCCTTCGTGGGCGAGATGACCGACGCCATCCTGGGCGACCATTATCCCACCCCGGATCGGGTGTTGCCGCTGACCGAGAAGGTCGTCCAGGCCTATCTGGCCGAAACCATGTTCGACGGCCGTCCGCCCGCAGGGACCATGGATCTGTTCCTGGTGGAGGGCGGCACTGCGGCCATCAGCTACCTGTTCAACACGCTTAAGGAAAACGGCCTGCTCAATCCCGGGGACAAGCTGGCCATCGCCACCCCCATTTTTTCGCCCTACCTGGAGATTCCCCCCCTGGCCGACTATGAGCTGGTCAGCGTGGACGTGGCCATGGACGAGGATGCGGGCTGGCAGTTCCCGGACGCGGAGCTGGCCAAGCTGCGCGACCCGGCGGTCAAGGCCTTTTTCCTGGTCAATCCCTCCAATCCGCCGTCGGTCAGCCTGACCGAGGCCTCCTTGCAGGTCATCGCCGACCTGGTGCGCACGGAAAGAAAAGACCTCATCATCCTCACCGACGACGTCTACGGAACCTTTGTCAACGGGTTCCGCTCCCTGGCGGCCATCGCCCCGCGCAACACCATCCTGGTCTATTCCTTCTCCAAGTATTTCGGCTGCACGGGATGGCGGCTGGGGGTGATCGGGCTGTACCAGGACAACGTCATCGACGAGATGATCGCCGCCCTGCCCACGGACCGGCGGCGGGGGCTCCACAACCGTTACGCCTCCATCACCACCGATCCGGACGGGTTGAAAATCATCGACCGTCTGGTGGCCGACAGCCGGGCCGTGGCCCTCAACCACACCGCCGGACTGTCCACGCCGCAGCAGGCCATGATGGTCTTTTTCTCCCTGGCCGAGCTCCTGGACACCGAGTTCCATCTCTACAAAAAAGAGGCCCAGGGGCTGGTGAAGGAACGCTACGACGCCCTGTACGCGGGCATGGGGCTCAAGTCCCCGGACCTCGACGCCTCCTATGCCCGCTATTACACCACCATCGACATCCACAAGCTGGCTGTCGAGCGCTATGGGGCCGAGTTCGACGCCTGGCTGCGGGACGACCACGAACCCATCGATTTCGTGTGGCGGCTGGCCGAAGACAAGGACGTGGTGCTCATGGACGGCGGCGGCTTCGCCGGGCCGAACATGTCCGTGCGGGTCTCCCAGGCCAACCTGGACACCGGGGAATACGTGAAGATCGGCAAGGCCATAAGCGAGCTCCTGGCGGATTATAAAAAGGAGTGGGACGCGCGCCGTGCCTGA
- a CDS encoding efflux RND transporter permease subunit translates to MTMHSSDDARIAKTRNLARYFVENPHISAILLILVLVWGYFGLTGMPQRKDPYLAVRVAMVLCPWPGIDAERVELQVTRRLERSIAENTHVKRIQSTSRTGLSVITVELTEDIEETGEIFDDIDLRMRAVLDLPEGAGPVVFMKDFGDTAALMLTVASPPVSEVEADLRSREVVRVMGQLRGTAREGTAADRVSLAFVFSHSASPAMVRRQAESLAESLAKKGLFSDTQVYAGPNLVVLDGATAAAPQALRQAVYDYAVSEVHLSEISPDIWEPAVIRDPADARKALLAVAGSKYSYRQLEAYTDQIMRRLLGVPIVSKVTRWGVQQEAVYLEYSQERLSAYAVDPWRIKEALAARNVSGAGGVLEFGGQNLVIDPSGRFTSEQELGRTMVAASGSGPGAYLQDLVDMERYYRTPPENLNYFMYKDKEGTWRRALGITLAVNMRHGQKISDFSEQVDEALAEVTARLPEDLIMARTSDQPRQVEENVELFMEALGDAVWLVVLVSLIGFWEWRSALLMALSIPITLAMTFGMMHLMHLDLQQVSIASLILALGLLVDDPVVANDAIKRDLALGHPPGIAAWLGPTKLARAILFATITNCIAYLPFLLLKGDTGRYLFAMPVVITASLLASRLVSMSFIPFLGRYLLKPSAKPEPSEEVRRTKGFSGMYYRLGGFLIDHRYWVLLLSLLPLAGGVYLQTHLKPQFFPNDLSYLFYADVWLPEDAPIQATDAVARQAEDIIRETMAAYEAAHPGEDGKPAPVLKQVTTFVGGGGPRFWFSVSPEQSQPNYAQILIEVTDKWLTPKLQEPLQTALESRIPGARIDMRQLESGEPVGVPVQIRLLGEDMQELRLQAQRLKALLRALPMAYRVRDDWGSEIMKAKLTINPDKANLAGLTNQDVARSSMAAMNGLEATTLSEGRLLIPVITRLRAKERATLTDIANLYVYSESDPGRRATLGQVATLDFTAATEKIARRDQFRTIVVSCFPTPGHLPSEVVEAAMPQIETFQKELPPGIRLQIGGEHEKQVSGFADLTVVLAISVAGIYMALLFQFKNAVKPLIVFSAIPYGAAGAIASLYAMGSPFGFMAFLGIISLIGVIVSHVIVLFDFIEEKLEEGEDLRTALLDAGILRLRPVMITVGATVIALFPLATSGGPLWEPLCYAQIGGLTAATFITLLMVPVIYSIAAFDLKIIPASVPRQEKDHAA, encoded by the coding sequence ATGACCATGCACTCAAGCGACGACGCGCGCATCGCCAAAACGCGCAATCTGGCCCGCTATTTCGTCGAGAATCCCCACATCTCGGCCATCCTGCTCATCCTGGTCCTGGTGTGGGGCTACTTCGGCCTTACGGGCATGCCCCAGCGCAAGGATCCCTATCTGGCCGTGCGCGTGGCCATGGTGCTGTGCCCCTGGCCGGGCATCGACGCCGAGCGGGTGGAGCTCCAGGTCACCCGGCGCCTGGAACGGTCCATTGCCGAAAACACCCACGTCAAGCGCATCCAGTCCACCTCCCGCACGGGGCTTTCGGTCATTACCGTGGAACTCACCGAGGACATCGAGGAGACGGGCGAGATCTTCGACGACATCGATCTTCGCATGCGCGCCGTCCTGGATCTGCCCGAGGGGGCAGGGCCCGTGGTCTTCATGAAGGATTTCGGGGACACGGCGGCGCTGATGCTCACCGTGGCCTCGCCGCCCGTGTCCGAGGTGGAGGCGGACCTGCGTTCCCGGGAGGTGGTCCGGGTCATGGGCCAGTTGCGGGGCACGGCCCGGGAAGGGACGGCCGCCGACCGGGTGAGCCTGGCCTTCGTCTTCTCCCATTCGGCCAGCCCGGCCATGGTCCGACGGCAGGCCGAATCCCTGGCCGAATCCCTGGCGAAAAAAGGGCTTTTCTCCGACACCCAGGTCTACGCCGGCCCAAACCTGGTGGTCCTGGACGGGGCCACGGCGGCCGCGCCCCAGGCCTTGCGCCAGGCGGTCTACGACTATGCGGTCAGCGAGGTCCATCTCTCGGAAATAAGCCCCGACATCTGGGAACCGGCCGTGATCCGCGACCCGGCAGACGCCCGGAAGGCCCTTCTGGCCGTGGCCGGAAGCAAATACAGCTACCGCCAGCTCGAGGCCTACACCGACCAGATCATGCGGCGGCTTTTAGGCGTGCCCATCGTTTCCAAGGTCACCCGGTGGGGCGTGCAGCAGGAGGCGGTCTATCTGGAATACTCCCAGGAGCGCCTGTCCGCCTATGCCGTGGACCCCTGGCGCATCAAGGAGGCCCTCGCCGCCCGCAACGTCTCGGGGGCGGGCGGGGTGTTGGAGTTCGGCGGACAGAACCTGGTCATCGACCCCTCCGGACGCTTCACCAGCGAACAAGAGCTGGGGCGGACCATGGTCGCCGCCTCGGGCTCGGGCCCCGGGGCCTATCTCCAGGATCTGGTGGACATGGAGCGCTACTACCGCACCCCGCCGGAGAACCTCAACTATTTCATGTATAAGGACAAAGAGGGAACCTGGCGGCGGGCGCTCGGCATCACCCTGGCCGTAAACATGCGCCACGGCCAGAAAATCAGCGATTTCTCCGAACAGGTGGACGAGGCCCTGGCCGAGGTCACGGCCAGGCTCCCGGAAGACCTGATCATGGCCCGGACCTCGGACCAGCCCCGGCAGGTGGAGGAGAACGTCGAGCTGTTCATGGAGGCCCTTGGCGACGCCGTCTGGCTGGTGGTCCTGGTGTCGCTTATCGGCTTCTGGGAATGGCGCTCGGCCCTGCTCATGGCCCTGTCCATCCCCATCACCCTGGCCATGACCTTCGGCATGATGCATCTCATGCACCTGGACCTGCAACAGGTGTCCATCGCCTCGCTGATTCTGGCCCTGGGGCTTTTGGTGGACGACCCGGTGGTGGCCAACGACGCCATCAAACGCGACCTGGCCCTGGGACATCCCCCGGGCATCGCCGCCTGGCTCGGCCCCACCAAGCTGGCCCGGGCCATCCTCTTCGCCACCATCACCAACTGCATCGCCTATTTGCCCTTCCTTTTGCTCAAGGGCGACACGGGGCGCTACCTGTTCGCCATGCCCGTGGTCATCACGGCCTCGCTTCTGGCCTCGCGCCTGGTTTCCATGAGCTTCATCCCGTTTCTCGGCCGCTACCTGCTCAAACCATCGGCCAAGCCCGAGCCCTCGGAGGAGGTGCGCCGCACCAAGGGCTTTTCCGGCATGTACTACAGGCTGGGAGGCTTTCTCATCGACCACCGCTACTGGGTGCTTCTCCTGTCGCTTCTGCCCCTGGCCGGTGGCGTCTACCTCCAGACGCACTTAAAGCCCCAGTTTTTCCCAAACGATCTGTCCTACCTGTTCTACGCCGATGTCTGGCTGCCCGAGGACGCGCCCATCCAGGCCACGGACGCCGTGGCCCGGCAGGCCGAGGACATCATCCGGGAGACCATGGCCGCCTACGAGGCCGCCCATCCGGGCGAAGACGGCAAGCCCGCCCCGGTGCTCAAGCAGGTGACGACCTTTGTGGGCGGCGGCGGGCCGCGTTTCTGGTTTTCGGTGTCGCCCGAGCAGTCCCAGCCCAACTACGCCCAGATCCTCATCGAGGTCACGGACAAGTGGCTGACGCCGAAGCTCCAGGAGCCCTTGCAAACCGCCCTGGAGTCCCGCATCCCCGGGGCGCGCATCGACATGCGCCAGCTTGAAAGCGGCGAGCCCGTCGGGGTGCCGGTGCAGATCCGGCTTCTGGGCGAGGACATGCAGGAGCTGCGCCTGCAGGCGCAGAGGCTCAAAGCTCTCTTGCGCGCCCTGCCCATGGCCTACCGGGTACGCGACGACTGGGGCTCGGAGATCATGAAGGCCAAGCTCACCATCAACCCGGACAAGGCCAACCTGGCCGGGCTGACCAACCAGGACGTGGCCCGGTCCTCCATGGCGGCCATGAACGGCCTGGAGGCCACCACCCTGTCCGAGGGCCGCCTGCTCATCCCGGTCATCACCCGGCTTCGGGCCAAGGAGCGGGCCACCCTGACGGACATCGCCAACCTCTACGTCTATTCCGAGTCCGATCCGGGCAGGCGCGCCACCCTGGGGCAGGTGGCCACCCTGGACTTCACGGCGGCCACGGAAAAAATCGCCCGCCGCGACCAGTTCCGGACCATCGTGGTCTCCTGCTTCCCCACCCCGGGGCATCTACCCTCGGAGGTGGTGGAGGCGGCCATGCCGCAGATCGAGACCTTCCAGAAGGAGCTGCCCCCGGGCATCCGGCTCCAGATCGGCGGCGAGCATGAGAAACAGGTCAGCGGATTTGCCGACCTCACGGTGGTCCTGGCCATCTCCGTGGCCGGAATCTATATGGCCTTGCTGTTCCAGTTCAAAAACGCCGTGAAGCCGCTCATCGTCTTTTCGGCCATCCCCTACGGCGCGGCCGGGGCCATCGCTTCGCTCTACGCCATGGGTTCGCCCTTCGGGTTCATGGCCTTTTTGGGGATCATCAGCCTTATCGGGGTCATCGTCAGCCATGTCATCGTTTTATTCGATTTCATCGAAGAAAAGCTTGAAGAGGGCGAGGATCTGCGCACGGCGCTCCTCGACGCAGGCATCCTTCGCTTACGGCCGGTGATGATCACCGTGGGGGCCACGGTGATCGCCCTGTTCCCCCTGGCCACCTCGGGCGGCCCCCTGTGGGAGCCCCTGTGTTACGCCCAGATCGGCGGCCTGACCGCAGCCACCTTCATCACCCTGCTCATGGTGCCGGTCATCTATTCCATCGCGGCCTTCGACCTAAAAATCATCCCGGCCTCCGTGCCACGCCAGGAAAAAGACCACGCAGCATAG
- a CDS encoding phenylacetate--CoA ligase family protein: MDRNTGASPFYSPLESASPAEAAAARLARLRGIVTLAYAGCREFRDRMEGAGLAPDDVATFEDFARIPVLRKKELLALQGGGPGLEALLPQGIGGLRRIYQSPGPIYDPEGPGPDYWGFAEAFAAAGFAPGDLVQMTFSYHLTPAGLMLEEPLLELGCTVIPAGPGNTDVQIELLTRLPVTGFVGMASYLGVIADKALARGLDLKKDFRLRVAFVAAERLPESLRHKVQEAFGMTIRQGYGTADVGCIAYECHELSGMHVTSRGYVEICEPGTGRPLPVGEMGEVVFTPFSTAYPLIRLATGDLSRLVPDPCPCGRTSARLAGILGRVDDTAKVKGQFIYPAQAAEVAAGFACITAWRIVVANPGGKDMIEFEACCDGPGGPLDVERFTAAFQARLKLRPKVTVLPAGERLPDDSPRLVDRRMFD; this comes from the coding sequence ATGGACCGCAATACTGGCGCATCCCCGTTTTACAGCCCCCTGGAATCCGCATCCCCGGCCGAGGCCGCCGCCGCCAGGCTGGCCCGGTTGCGCGGGATCGTCACCCTGGCCTATGCCGGATGCCGGGAGTTTCGGGACCGCATGGAGGGGGCGGGGCTTGCCCCAGACGACGTCGCCACCTTCGAGGATTTCGCACGCATCCCGGTTTTGCGCAAAAAAGAGCTCCTCGCCCTGCAAGGCGGCGGCCCGGGCCTGGAGGCCCTCTTGCCCCAGGGCATCGGGGGGCTTAGGCGCATCTACCAGTCCCCTGGGCCGATCTACGACCCCGAGGGCCCCGGCCCGGACTATTGGGGCTTCGCCGAGGCCTTTGCCGCCGCCGGATTTGCGCCGGGCGACCTGGTGCAGATGACGTTTAGCTACCATCTGACCCCTGCCGGGCTCATGCTCGAAGAACCGCTTCTGGAACTGGGATGTACGGTCATCCCGGCCGGTCCCGGCAACACCGACGTGCAGATCGAGCTTCTGACGCGGCTCCCGGTCACCGGGTTCGTGGGCATGGCCAGCTACCTGGGCGTCATCGCCGACAAGGCCCTGGCCCGCGGCCTCGACCTCAAAAAGGACTTCCGGCTGCGGGTGGCCTTCGTGGCCGCCGAGCGGCTGCCCGAAAGCCTGCGCCACAAGGTTCAGGAGGCCTTCGGCATGACCATCCGCCAGGGCTACGGCACGGCCGACGTGGGCTGCATCGCCTACGAATGCCATGAACTGTCCGGCATGCACGTCACCTCCCGGGGATATGTGGAGATCTGCGAGCCCGGCACGGGGCGGCCCTTGCCCGTGGGCGAGATGGGGGAGGTGGTGTTCACGCCGTTTTCCACGGCCTATCCGCTCATCCGGCTGGCCACGGGCGACCTGTCGCGCCTTGTCCCGGACCCCTGTCCCTGCGGCCGGACGTCGGCGCGCCTGGCCGGAATCCTGGGCCGGGTGGACGACACGGCCAAGGTCAAGGGGCAGTTCATCTATCCGGCCCAGGCGGCGGAGGTGGCGGCGGGGTTTGCCTGCATCACGGCCTGGCGGATCGTGGTCGCCAACCCCGGCGGCAAGGATATGATCGAGTTTGAGGCCTGCTGCGACGGGCCCGGCGGTCCCTTGGACGTGGAGCGGTTTACAGCCGCGTTCCAGGCCCGGCTCAAACTGAGGCCCAAGGTGACGGTGCTGCCTGCGGGCGAACGACTGCCCGACGATTCGCCGCGTCTGGTGGACCGGCGCATGTTCGACTGA